From the genome of Leptotrichia trevisanii DSM 22070, one region includes:
- a CDS encoding PASTA domain-containing protein produces MATRYKFNYGKFFRTIIVLLCLVALIRFGKDVFERHFFNTRLTVIPDVMNLDKKDAVKYLKKAGLKVKVINSKTEKVPLDTVYNQDPRPGKEVKVNRVIRIWVNNGEDVKVPNIIGLELLEARSRLKGQNIQIETIDYYPSNQKYNTILGVYPKPGTKLEINQKISILVSSQQMVDPSVMPNITGLDLNDARELLKQIGLDIGNISRTSDPTLPVNTIISTDPAAGTKIQRGQKVSIVLNTGAAPKKREKSTEEIINQSQEEIDNQEIEKIIDNTINKIDQQGSEQKNNGNTQSPPRNNTQGGGNNNDSSGGDNGGE; encoded by the coding sequence ATGGCCACAAGATATAAATTTAATTATGGAAAATTTTTTAGAACTATTATTGTACTGCTTTGTTTAGTGGCATTAATAAGATTTGGAAAAGATGTTTTTGAACGTCATTTTTTTAACACTAGGCTTACAGTTATTCCTGATGTTATGAATCTTGACAAGAAGGATGCTGTAAAATATTTGAAAAAAGCTGGGTTAAAAGTCAAAGTTATTAATTCCAAGACAGAAAAAGTACCGCTGGATACGGTTTATAATCAGGATCCACGTCCAGGCAAGGAAGTAAAGGTAAACAGAGTTATAAGAATCTGGGTAAATAATGGGGAAGATGTAAAAGTCCCTAATATTATTGGATTGGAGCTACTTGAAGCAAGATCTCGGTTAAAAGGGCAAAATATTCAGATTGAAACGATTGACTATTATCCGTCTAACCAAAAATATAACACAATTTTAGGAGTTTATCCAAAACCGGGTACAAAACTTGAGATTAACCAAAAAATTTCAATACTGGTTTCTTCACAGCAAATGGTAGATCCGTCAGTTATGCCGAATATAACAGGGCTTGACTTGAATGATGCAAGAGAGTTGTTAAAACAGATTGGGCTTGACATTGGAAATATTTCACGTACAAGCGATCCAACATTGCCTGTAAATACTATTATTTCTACAGATCCTGCGGCTGGAACGAAGATTCAGAGAGGACAGAAGGTATCAATTGTGTTAAATACTGGAGCTGCTCCGAAAAAACGTGAAAAATCAACTGAGGAAATTATCAACCAGTCTCAAGAAGAAATAGATAATCAGGAAATTGAGAAAATCATTGATAACACAATTAACAAAATAGATCAGCAAGGTTCTGAACAGAAGAATAATGGAAATACACAATCTCCTCCACGTAACAACACACAAGGTGGCGGAAATAATAATGATTCCAGCGGTGGAGATAATGGTGGCGAATAG
- the rpe gene encoding ribulose-phosphate 3-epimerase: MNKKIIIAPSLLAADFSKLKEEITEVEKLGAEYLHLDVMDGNFVPNISFGAPVISSLRKHSNLVFDVHLMVNEPNYLIKDFAEFSDIITVHAEATKHLNRTIQLIKSFEKKVGVALNPSTPLDVIKYDLDNIDMVLIMTVNPGFGGQKFIPEMIQKIKDLRKINKNIDIEVDGGINDKTAKLVKEAGANVLVAGSYIFSGNYKEKIDSLK, from the coding sequence ATGAATAAAAAAATTATAATAGCACCTTCACTGCTTGCTGCAGACTTTAGTAAATTGAAGGAAGAAATCACAGAAGTAGAAAAACTTGGAGCAGAATATTTGCATTTAGATGTTATGGATGGAAATTTTGTCCCAAATATCAGCTTTGGAGCCCCTGTCATTTCATCTTTACGAAAACATAGCAACCTTGTGTTTGATGTACATCTAATGGTAAACGAGCCAAACTATTTAATAAAAGATTTTGCCGAATTTTCAGACATAATCACAGTCCATGCTGAAGCTACAAAGCACTTGAACAGAACGATTCAGCTAATAAAATCTTTTGAAAAAAAAGTAGGAGTCGCATTAAATCCTTCTACTCCGCTGGATGTTATAAAATATGACCTGGATAACATTGATATGGTTCTAATTATGACTGTGAATCCCGGTTTTGGCGGGCAGAAATTCATTCCTGAAATGATTCAGAAAATAAAAGATTTGCGAAAAATTAACAAAAACATTGATATTGAAGTGGATGGCGGAATAAATGACAAAACTGCTAAGCTGGTAAAAGAGGCTGGAGCAAATGTTCTTGTTGCAGGTTCTTACATTTTTAGCGGAAATTATAAGGAAAAAATAGATTCCCTAAAATAA
- the rsgA gene encoding ribosome small subunit-dependent GTPase A produces the protein MDENSKNLSEENIYECKLRGTLKVKNDKMNCIIGDCVEFDAKERVIEKIEKRKNFLYRPLIANIDFIGILFAIKSPNFDFTNFQKMLLNANSQNIPVVLILSKIDLVSEEELEEFLTKFSKIFRDIISIFPISTQTNTGLAELKQYINEKSVVISGPSGAGKSTLINTLIGEEILTTNDISEKTKKGRHTTIESRFFMSAPHSYIIDTPGFSTLDFPKLEEKKELEKLFPEFLEFIPDCKFRDCIHVNEPNCAIKENVENGNISKERYDFYLYSLENIRFLKYT, from the coding sequence TTGGATGAAAATTCCAAGAATTTAAGCGAAGAAAATATTTATGAATGTAAATTACGTGGAACATTAAAAGTAAAAAATGACAAAATGAACTGTATTATTGGGGACTGCGTGGAATTTGACGCAAAGGAAAGAGTTATTGAAAAAATTGAAAAAAGGAAGAACTTTTTGTATCGTCCACTTATTGCAAATATTGATTTTATCGGTATTCTATTTGCAATAAAAAGCCCAAATTTTGATTTTACAAATTTTCAGAAAATGCTTTTAAACGCAAATTCTCAAAATATTCCAGTTGTATTAATCTTATCCAAGATTGATTTGGTTTCAGAAGAAGAATTAGAAGAATTTTTAACTAAATTTAGCAAAATTTTTAGAGATATAATTTCCATTTTTCCAATTTCTACACAAACAAATACTGGACTTGCAGAATTAAAGCAATATATAAACGAAAAGTCCGTTGTAATTTCGGGGCCATCGGGAGCTGGAAAATCTACACTTATTAACACTTTGATTGGTGAAGAGATATTGACTACAAACGATATTAGTGAAAAAACTAAAAAGGGGCGACACACTACAATAGAAAGCCGATTCTTTATGTCAGCTCCACATTCATACATAATAGACACACCGGGATTTTCAACGCTTGATTTTCCAAAACTGGAAGAAAAAAAGGAACTGGAAAAATTATTCCCAGAATTTCTGGAATTTATTCCCGATTGTAAATTTCGGGACTGTATTCACGTAAATGAGCCAAATTGTGCAATAAAGGAAAATGTGGAAAATGGCAACATTTCAAAAGAACGATATGATTTTTATTTATACTCGCTTGAAAATATACGGTTTTTAAAATATACCTAA
- a CDS encoding CTP synthase has product MDRQNNTTKYIFVTGGVVSSLGKGIVASSLGRLLKERGYKVTIQKFDPYINVDPGTMSPYQHGEVFVTEDGAETDLDLGHYERFINENLTKYNNLTTGKIMSKIIAKERHGEFLGGTVQTVPHMTDEIKYNVIKAAEENNSDIVITEIGGTIGDIESDPFIEAIRQLKREVGRENIAYIHVTLLPYLKAAGELKTKPTQHSVKMLQGLGISPDVIVVRSEHPVDENIKKKISLFCDIDEEAVIESLDAKSLYEIPLTMEKLGLADVICKHFKIKNEKPLLTEWTKMVEKFKNPKRLVKVAIVGKYIELKDAYISIHESIEHAGFNLDTKVEIDYFKAGEFDVKKLADYDGILVPGGFGDRGVDGKVEAIKFARENNIPFFGICLGMQMACVEFARNVLGYKGATSTEFEKDTPYPIISLMEEQKGLKDMGGTMRLGAYPCVLKDDSLAASVYGRTEIAERHRHRYEFNNAYREEFEKNGMDIVGLSPDGNYVEVIEIKDHPYFIASQYHPEFKSRPNRPHPLFTGWIKAALKKRSEK; this is encoded by the coding sequence ATGGACAGACAGAATAATACGACAAAATATATATTTGTTACAGGTGGAGTTGTTTCATCACTTGGAAAAGGGATTGTAGCTTCTTCTTTAGGGAGATTACTTAAAGAGAGAGGCTATAAGGTTACAATTCAAAAGTTTGATCCATATATAAATGTGGATCCAGGAACTATGAGTCCTTATCAGCATGGAGAAGTTTTTGTTACAGAGGACGGAGCAGAAACTGACTTGGATTTGGGGCATTATGAGAGATTTATCAATGAGAATCTGACAAAGTATAATAATTTGACTACTGGGAAAATTATGTCGAAGATTATTGCGAAAGAGCGTCATGGAGAATTCTTGGGAGGAACTGTGCAAACTGTGCCTCACATGACAGATGAAATTAAGTACAATGTTATAAAAGCGGCTGAGGAAAATAATTCGGATATTGTAATTACTGAGATTGGCGGGACAATTGGGGATATTGAAAGTGATCCGTTTATCGAGGCAATTCGTCAGTTGAAAAGAGAAGTTGGCAGAGAGAACATTGCCTATATTCACGTAACGTTATTGCCTTATTTGAAAGCTGCTGGAGAATTGAAAACAAAACCTACACAGCACAGTGTAAAAATGCTTCAAGGACTTGGAATCTCGCCAGATGTGATTGTAGTGAGAAGTGAACATCCTGTTGATGAAAATATTAAGAAAAAAATCTCACTTTTCTGTGATATTGATGAAGAGGCGGTTATTGAATCACTTGACGCAAAAAGCCTTTATGAAATACCACTAACTATGGAAAAATTGGGACTTGCCGATGTAATTTGTAAACATTTTAAAATAAAAAATGAAAAACCGTTATTAACAGAATGGACTAAAATGGTGGAAAAATTCAAAAATCCTAAAAGACTTGTAAAAGTGGCAATTGTTGGGAAATATATTGAATTAAAGGATGCTTATATCAGTATTCACGAATCAATCGAGCATGCTGGATTTAATCTTGATACAAAAGTTGAGATTGACTATTTTAAGGCTGGTGAATTTGATGTGAAAAAACTAGCTGATTATGATGGAATTTTAGTGCCGGGAGGATTTGGTGACAGAGGAGTGGATGGAAAAGTTGAAGCGATTAAATTTGCAAGAGAAAACAATATTCCATTTTTTGGAATCTGTCTTGGAATGCAAATGGCTTGTGTGGAATTTGCAAGAAACGTGCTTGGCTACAAAGGTGCAACTTCAACAGAATTTGAAAAGGACACTCCATATCCGATCATAAGCCTGATGGAAGAACAAAAAGGGCTAAAAGACATGGGAGGAACAATGCGTCTTGGAGCATATCCATGTGTGTTAAAAGACGATAGTTTAGCTGCAAGTGTTTACGGAAGAACTGAAATTGCTGAAAGACATAGACATAGATACGAATTTAATAATGCTTATAGAGAAGAATTTGAAAAAAATGGAATGGATATTGTAGGATTATCTCCAGATGGAAATTATGTGGAAGTAATTGAAATAAAAGATCATCCATATTTTATAGCATCACAATATCATCCAGAATTCAAAAGCCGTCCAAATCGTCCACATCCATTGTTCACAGGATGGATAAAAGCGGCATTAAAAAAACGAAGTGAAAAATAA
- a CDS encoding HPr family phosphocarrier protein, translated as MASKTVTMTNPTGLHTRPGGVFVAKAKEFESTVEVENEGKKVNGKSLLKLLSIGIKNGSQVTVHAEGPDADQAVEVLGELLATIRD; from the coding sequence ATGGCAAGTAAAACAGTTACTATGACAAATCCTACAGGATTACATACAAGACCAGGTGGAGTATTTGTTGCTAAAGCAAAAGAATTCGAAAGTACAGTAGAAGTTGAAAATGAAGGGAAAAAAGTAAACGGAAAATCTTTATTGAAACTATTATCAATTGGAATCAAAAATGGTTCGCAAGTTACAGTTCACGCTGAAGGGCCTGACGCTGATCAAGCAGTTGAAGTTTTAGGAGAATTATTAGCAACTATCAGAGACTAA
- a CDS encoding MarR family winged helix-turn-helix transcriptional regulator: MYEKIENLLDKFYKTYYKIEEINLNQVIKCLTTSELHIIEAIGESEITMNELSDKLGITMGTASVAVNKLTDKQFLERSRSDIDRRKVFVKLTQKGKVALNYHGNFHSNILEKITDDIPQKKLDTFIEVFETIVKNLDKVKKDIQPESILNFEKDDLVQVSSIKGSTAIRKYLNEKGVMIKSLIKILNIDKYLITLIVDGDEKVLNIEDAENIMVRKNTL, translated from the coding sequence ATGTATGAAAAAATTGAAAATCTATTAGACAAATTTTATAAAACATATTACAAAATTGAAGAAATAAATTTAAATCAGGTAATTAAATGTTTGACTACATCTGAACTTCACATTATTGAAGCTATCGGAGAAAGCGAAATCACAATGAATGAATTATCTGACAAACTGGGCATTACAATGGGAACAGCCTCAGTCGCCGTAAACAAGCTAACTGACAAGCAATTTCTGGAACGCTCCCGGTCGGATATCGACAGACGCAAAGTTTTTGTAAAACTAACCCAAAAAGGAAAAGTTGCATTAAACTATCACGGAAATTTTCACTCAAACATTCTTGAAAAAATAACAGACGATATTCCACAAAAAAAACTGGACACATTTATCGAAGTTTTTGAAACAATCGTAAAAAATCTGGATAAAGTTAAAAAGGACATTCAGCCTGAATCAATCTTAAATTTTGAAAAAGATGATTTAGTCCAAGTTTCTTCAATCAAAGGAAGTACCGCAATTAGAAAATACTTAAACGAAAAAGGCGTTATGATAAAATCACTTATAAAAATTTTAAATATCGATAAATATTTAATAACTTTGATAGTTGATGGGGATGAAAAAGTTTTAAATATTGAGGATGCAGAAAATATTATGGTTAGGAAAAATACGCTTTAA
- a CDS encoding Rqc2 family fibronectin-binding protein, with protein MLYLDGIGISFLIKEIKEKILRYKLTKIFQYDRVSFSLFFGKNNLIFQVKDNSTIFYLKDEKDPNTDFQSKFLLSLKKHLQNSILINIRQEGFDRIVYFDFEKLNQFGDVEKYTLIIEIMGKASNIFLTSKDKILSALYFTSIDVGNRVIMTGAKYTLPFEEKKISPIYLEAENFPFETETFMEKIEGVGRAFALECSQDYDTFKKYLSSYKPVMYEILNRGKIQKVLTYNEFSEFSQKENKNLESENKNGRKYFETLNDGLNAYFKTTITSNVISEKKKNLLKYVDSQIKKFKKIEKNIKVDLKKNENFENYKNIGDILAANMHQIKYGMKKVTVFDFYNNQEVMINLDPLLSPNDNLNFYYNKYNKGKRTISALNSRFLDIQNEIRYFEEIKMFIEKENDFIGIEEIENELNLANNGNKSKNKIKLNKPKKRELLSFNYNGFQIFVGRNNKENEEISFFKGQPNDIWMHIKDIPGSHVLILRNNQELPNDVLLHAANLACEHSKAKKGDKVTVDYCERKFVKKIKNSKPGNVIYTNFHSLLIEVQ; from the coding sequence ATGCTTTATTTAGATGGAATTGGGATTTCATTTTTGATAAAAGAAATAAAAGAAAAAATATTACGGTATAAGTTGACAAAGATTTTTCAATATGACAGAGTTTCATTTTCACTCTTTTTTGGAAAAAATAATTTGATTTTTCAAGTAAAGGACAATTCAACGATTTTTTACTTAAAGGATGAAAAAGATCCAAATACTGATTTTCAGTCAAAATTTTTATTATCATTAAAAAAACATCTGCAAAATTCAATTTTGATAAATATTAGGCAAGAAGGCTTTGACAGGATTGTCTATTTTGACTTTGAGAAGTTAAATCAGTTTGGAGATGTGGAAAAATATACATTGATTATCGAGATTATGGGAAAAGCAAGCAATATTTTTCTGACTAGCAAAGATAAAATTTTGTCTGCACTTTATTTTACTTCGATTGATGTTGGGAACCGTGTTATTATGACTGGTGCGAAATATACGTTGCCATTTGAGGAAAAAAAGATTTCGCCTATATATCTGGAAGCTGAAAATTTTCCATTTGAAACAGAAACTTTTATGGAAAAAATTGAAGGTGTGGGGCGTGCCTTTGCACTGGAATGTTCGCAGGATTATGATACTTTCAAAAAATATTTATCCAGCTACAAACCAGTAATGTACGAAATCTTAAATCGTGGAAAAATCCAGAAAGTGCTAACCTACAATGAATTTTCTGAATTTAGTCAAAAGGAAAATAAAAATTTAGAAAGTGAAAATAAAAATGGAAGAAAATATTTTGAAACCTTAAATGATGGCTTAAATGCCTATTTTAAAACGACTATTACTTCAAATGTTATTAGTGAGAAAAAGAAAAACCTGCTAAAATATGTTGATTCTCAAATAAAAAAATTCAAAAAAATTGAGAAAAATATAAAAGTTGATTTGAAAAAAAATGAAAATTTTGAAAATTATAAAAATATTGGGGATATTTTGGCAGCAAATATGCACCAGATAAAATATGGAATGAAAAAAGTTACAGTTTTTGATTTTTATAACAATCAGGAAGTTATGATAAATCTGGATCCGCTTTTATCTCCAAATGATAATTTGAATTTTTATTACAATAAGTATAATAAAGGAAAACGGACTATTTCAGCCTTAAATTCAAGATTTTTAGACATTCAGAATGAAATAAGATATTTTGAAGAAATAAAAATGTTTATCGAAAAGGAAAATGATTTTATTGGAATTGAAGAAATTGAAAATGAACTGAATTTAGCAAATAACGGAAATAAATCGAAAAATAAAATCAAATTGAACAAACCGAAAAAACGTGAATTACTATCATTTAACTATAATGGCTTTCAAATTTTCGTTGGAAGAAATAATAAGGAAAATGAGGAAATATCCTTTTTCAAAGGACAGCCCAATGACATCTGGATGCACATAAAGGACATTCCTGGAAGCCACGTACTTATTTTACGAAATAATCAGGAACTTCCAAATGATGTGCTTCTACACGCAGCAAACCTAGCCTGTGAACATTCTAAAGCAAAAAAAGGCGATAAAGTCACTGTTGACTACTGCGAAAGAAAATTTGTAAAAAAAATTAAAAACAGTAAGCCAGGAAATGTAATTTACACAAACTTTCATTCTCTATTAATCGAAGTTCAATAA